Genomic window (Streptosporangium brasiliense):
GCGGGCAGCACGGGGACGTCCGCGGGGATGAACTGCGGCAGCAGGGTCATGTAGATGACCCCCACCTTGGGGTTGAGCAGGTTGGTCACGAACCCGGTCCGCATGAGCGCCAGAGCCCGGGCGGGAGCACCGGGGAGCCCGTCCGCGAGGCCGTCCGGGCCGGCGGCTCCGTCCGGGCCGGCGGGACGGCGGGCGTTCCAGAGCGCGCGCACCCCGAGCCAGACCAGGTAGGCGACGCCGGCGATCCGCACGGCGGTGTAGGCGACGTCGGAGGCGGCCAGCAGCGCGGTCAGGCCGAGCGCGGTGGCCACCCCCCAGGTGTAGCAGCCGAGGGTGACCCCCAGCCCGGCGAGGAAGGCGGCTCTACGGCCCGAGGAGATCGTGGTGCGGAGCACGATCACGGTGTCCGGCCCCGGAGAGACGGTGAGTATCAACGCGACGAGCATGAAGGCGAGAGCGGAGGCGATCACCCCAGAAGTGTAGATTCCCGCCGAAAGGCGGTATCCGCCGCCGTGCAACTACGCCTCCGTACAGCTGTGCCACCGTGCAGCGGCAGCCGTTCGGTCAGCGCGGTGCCCCGGTCGCGGGGGCCGAGAACGGCCACCGCGACGTGGTCGACGTCGTCGGCGGCGGCTGTCACCGCCGGCGCCGGCTCAGCCCCTCGCGGATCACCAGGACCAGCTTGGCCGTCAGCCCCATCTCCGTGCTCCTTCAAACAGACGGCTCAGCAAGGGACAAAGTAGCCATGTAGCCGTCAAATCTTGCTATCAGGCGCACGTTTGACTGGGACGAGTGCCATTATCCCGGCCATGGACGAACTTGATACGGAGATCATCCGACTTCTGCAGACAGATGCGCGGCAGTCGAACCGGGAACTGGCCCGCAAGCTCGGGGTCGCCCCCTCCACCTGCCTGGAACGGGTCCGCACGCTCACCCGGCGCGGCGTGATCCGGGGCTACCACGCCGACATCGACCACGCCGCGCTCAACCGCGGCGTGCAGGCCATGGTCTCGGTCCAGGTGCGCCCGCTGAGCCGGGCCGTCATCGAGACCTTCAAGGACTCGGTCGGCGCCCTGCCCGAGGTGCTGAGCGTCTTCGTCCTGGCCGGCGGCGACGACTTCCTGCTGCATGTCGCCGTGCAGGACCTGGACCACCTGCACGCCTTCCTGCTGGACCAGCTCAGCCAGCGCCGTGAGATCTCCGGCTTCCGCACCTCGGTGATCTTTCAGCGGGTCCACAACACCGTGCTCACCCGCCTGCCCGATCCGGCGTGAGCCGTGCCCGGGGCCGGCCCTCGCGGACCGGCCCCGGACACTGCCGCACCGTCGGTGCGGCCACCGTCACCCCACGGGGTGGAGGTGGCCGAACAGGGTCAGCCACTGCTCGGGGTGGACGAACGCCACCACCGTGTCGGGCCGCACTCCCGCGGCCTCGAACGCGGCGTCCACCCGGCGGGCCGGGTGGCGCAGCCTCAGCGAGGCGTGCAGCGAGCCGCCCACCCCGGCGAAGCCGTACTCGACGAACGCCCGGTAGGCGGCCGACGCCTCCCCGGGCAGCAGGGCCTCGGGCCGCCGCTCGACGCCCAGGATCGCCGAGTCGACCTGCGGCACCGGGCGGAAGCTCTCCCTGCCGATGCGTCCCAGCAGCCGCCAGGAGTACTCCGGCCAGGTCAGCACGGTCAGCAGGCTCCACCGGCCGAAGTCTCCGGTGCGTTTGCGCGCGTACTCCAACTGGGTGACGAGCGTCGCCGAGGTCAGCGCGGGCGCGGCCAGGCACCAGGACACGATCTTGGAAGTGATCGCGTAGGGGATGTTCCCGACGACCGCGAACGGCTCCCGGGGGGCGCGGGCCCTCAGGAAGTCTCCTCTGACCACCTTGACCGCGTCCTCGCCGCGGATGCTTCCGGCGAGCCTGCCCGCCAGCCGCGGGTCGATCTCATAGGCGACGATCTCCTTACATGTCGCGGTCAGCGCGCGGGTGAGGACGCCCTCTCCCGCACCCGGCTCCAGGACCAGCCCGTGCGGCCCGGCGGCCTGGACCACCCGGTGTACGGCGTGCGGATCGATCAGGAAGTTCTGTGAGAGGACACGCCTGGCCCGGTCACGGTCGGTACGGCCACCGGCGTTCCTGACCTGCTTCTGGGTGTGTGAATGGTCTCCGTGCGCGAAGGATTTCGCCACAGCTGTTGCCCTTTCGGGTCCGAGGTGAACAGGTCTCGGAGGCCCTGGGCGCACGCATCGGGGACACGCGGAGAAAAGAGAAAGGGGAAGGAGCGCGTCCTAGCGGGCCAGAGCCTGGCCGCAGCGGGGACGCGTCACGAAGCCACCCATGAAGGGGGCGAAGCACATGCACATGGCACAGACGATACGGATCGTCTCACCGCCCGCGCAACGTGTTTTCGCGGTGGGACCCGCCCGTCCCGCGCCGGGCGCGCGGGCGGCTTTCAGGAGGCGCGCCCGGCGGCGGAGGCCTGACCACGGCCCCGGCGGCCCGGCACCGTCAGCCGAACCGGACGTCCCGGACCGCCGCGGACCCGGCGACGAAGTCCAGCATGCGCATCCCCTCCCGCTCCAGCGCGGCCCGCTCCTCCGCCGTCACCGGCTGGAACAGCTCCACCTCCAGCACCGCCTCGCCCCGCTTGCGGGCCACCTTCCACCTGCCCCGCACGAACCCGTCCACCAGCACGGTCGCCTTGATGATGCCGTTGACCGTGAAGACCTTCGCGCGATGCTCGTCGGCCATGATCCGGGTCCGGGTCCGCTCGCTGAACGACAGCAGCATGTTGTCGAACTCCGACAGGTAGCGCACCGGCGCGGGGGTGTCGGGACCGGGCCTGGACGCCTCGGGCAGGTCCACCAGCTCCGCGCCCTCCTCGGTCACGAAGGTCCGCAGCTCCATGCCCTTGACGACCTCGGCCAGCCGGGTCATGCCCGACCACTGCTGGATGTCCATCACCGCCGCGGGGCCGTAGGCGGCCAGATAGCGGCGGATCATCTCCTCAAGGGAGGCCCGCCCGTCCAGGGGGCGGCCCAGCCACACCTCCGCGCTGGTGTGGGCGGGCTGCCCGCCCACGCCCCAGATGCCCCGGGGCGGCACCTGCACCAGCGCCACCGTGTTGCGCACGGCGTTGGCCAGGTCGGCCGGCGCGCGCTCCGGCCACCGCTCCCGCAGCCGCTCCCCGAGCTCGCCGAAGGTGAGCGGCCCCTCCTCCACCAGGGCCCGGCCGGCGGCGGCGAGCTCGTCCAGGTCGAGCCCGGCCAGCCCCTTGCCGCGCGAGCCCAGCAGCGCCCGCACCAGCATCGGCCGCAGCAGCGGGCGCAGGGCCAGGCAGTCGTCCGCGGCGACCAGGTGGATGGTGGAGCGCATCAGGGCCAGCCGCACCACCTTGCGCTCGTGCAGCAGCCGCGACAGGTCCTCGTGGCCGAAGGCCGCCAGGCGGCTCCACAGCCCGATGTAGGGCGGGTCCGGCGCCTGGGCCTGCATGCCGTACAGGTGCCGGACCGCCTCGAAGGCCGGCAGCTCCGCCCGGCTCAGCAGCAGCTGGCGGTCCAGGGTGGCTCGGTTGAGCGCGCGCCTGCTGAGCACCTCGGGCATGCGTCTCCTCTTCTCAAGATCTTCCTCGGGGATCCACCTTAACAGAATGGAACAGTCCGTTCCAGGCAGTCCCGGCAGTGCGGCGCGTGCGCGACCTCCGCGGACCGCCCGCCGGACACGTCGTCCCCCCCGGTCAGGCGGTCGGAGGCACCCACACGTAGGGCGTCGTCGTCGCGACCGCCGCCAGGCCCAGCCTGGCCAGGATCGGCCGACTGTCCTCGGAGGCGTCCACCTGCACCAGGCGGAACCCCCGCGCCACCGCCAGCCCCGCCCGGTGGGCCACCATCGCCCGGTAGACGCCCCGCCCCCGCCACTCCTTCAGCGTCGAGCCGCCCCACAGCGAGACGAAGTCCGTGCCCTCGTGGAAGCGCATCCACGCCGCGCAGACCACCTGCTCCCCCGCCTCGGCCAGCACCACCGCGCACCGGTCACCGGGCCCGGCCATGTCCCGCTCCAGGAGGTCGGGCAGCCAGCCCCGGTCGGCCTCCCAGACCGCCTCCTCCATCTCCCGGATCCGCTCCAGGTCGGCCCGGCCGGCCGCCTCCCGCAGCCGCACCCCCTCGGGCGGCACGGGGACCGTGGCCAGCCCGGCCGCCTCGCCCACCATGACGGTCTCGCGCTCCTCCGGCTCGAACCCCGCCGCGGCCAGCCGGACGGGCAGGTCCGCCGGCAGGTCGTAGCCATGGTATTTCCACTCCACCGGCCGGCCGATCTCGGTGAAGAAGTCGCGCTGGGCCGCGATGAACGCGTCCAGCTCCGCGCCCTCCAGCCCGCCCAGGTCCCGGTAGGTCAGGGAGCCCTGCCCGTGCCCGTCGGAGACGATCCGCAGCACCGGCCCGACCCTCTCGACCGTACGGCCGGGCACCGGCCTGCCCCGCAGCTGTGCGTCATAGGCGTGGAGATAGGCCTGAGCCCGCGATGAGATGTCCATTGCGACCACCCAATCACAGCACCGGCCGCCGGGGGGACCCGCGGCCGCCGGACTAGACCCGGTCCAGCGGCCGGTGCGGCGGCGCCGGCAGCTCCACCTCGATCGCGTCACCGGGCCGCACCTCGCCGCCGGCCACCACTATGCCCATCACCCCGGCCCTGCGGACCAGCTCGCCGGCCGGGCCCCGGCCCACGACCTGCTTCAGCAGGCCCGGCTGGAAGACGTCGATCTGCACGCACGGGTTACGCAGCCCGGTGATCTCGACCACCGCCTCCTCCCCCAGCCGCAGCAGCGCCCCCGCCGGGAGCCCGAGCAGGTCGACGCCCCGGGTGGTGACGTTCTCCCCCAGCTCGCCCGCCGCCACGGCGAATCCCGCGCCCGCCAGCTCGTCGTGGAGCTCGGCCTGGATCAGGTGGACCTGGCGCAGGTTGGGCTGGGTCGGGTCCTGGGCCACCCGGGAGCGGTGCTTGACCGTCACCCCGAGATGCGCGTCACCTTCGACACCGAGCCCGGCCAGCAATCGGATACCCGGCTCGCGGGTCTTGGTGAAGGTGTGCGTGGCGCTACGGCTCACTGCTGTCACTCGTCCGTCATTCATGAGACGATCCTGCCCTGTCCTGTCTGCCGTGTCATAGCCGCGATCCGCGTCTTCATCGCCGTTCCCACCAGAATCGCCCTGCCCGCCCCGGGCCGCCGCGACCGATAGGCTCACCACGATGGAACACAGCGGCAAGGGGGATCCTGCACGCAGCCTGGCGCTGCTCTGGCGGACCAGCGAGCGGAGCAGCCGCAAGGGCAAGCCCGACCTGAGCGTGGACCGGATCGTGCGGGCCGGGATCGAGATCGCCGACGGCGAGGGGCTGGCCGCGCTGTCGATGCGGCGCGTCGCCGAGCGGCTCGGGGTCGGCACCATGTCCCTCTACACCTACGTGCCGGGCAAGGCCGAGCTGCTCGACGTCATGCTCGACACCGTGTACGGCGAGACGGCCCGCCCCCAGGACGTCGTCGGGGGCTGGCGGGCCAGGCTCACGCTCGTCGCCCGGGAGAACTGGGAGCTGTGCCGCCGCCACCCGTGGATGCTGCAGGTCGACATCGGGCGTCCGCCGCTGGGCCCCAACCTCATGGCGAAATACGACTACGAGCTGGGCGCGATCGCCGGCACCGGCCTGACCGAGATCGAGATGGACTCCGTGCTCAGCCTGGTCCTGGGCCACGTGCACAGCACCGTGCGCGGCGCGGTGTCGGCCGCGCGGGTCGAGCAGGACACCGGCGTCACCGACGAGCAGTGGTGGCAGGCCCACCGGCCGGTCTTCGAGAAGATCTTCAACCCGGCCAGCTACCCGACGGCGGTCAGGGTCGGCGGGGCGGTGGGCCAGATCTACCAGGCCGCCTACGTCCCGTCCGAGCAGCTCTTCGAGTTCGGCCTGGAGCGGGTGCTCGACGGCGTCGAGATGCTCATCGCCAGGCGTCGCGGCTGATCCGGTAGAGCACGTGCGGCCGGAGCGGGCTGCCGGCCGCGACCCGGGGGTGGTCGAAGTCGTCGGCCGGGTCCCGGGTCATGCCGAGGCGCTCCATCACCGCCCGGGAGCGCAGGTTGACCACGGCCGTCATGGAGACGATCTCCTCCTGCCCCGCCGGGCCGAAGCCGTGGTCGAGCGCCGCCCGGGCCGCCTCGCCGGCGTAGCCGCGCCCCCAGGCGGAGCGGGCGAGCCGCCAGCCGACCTCCAGCGCCGGGGTGAAGGGCGCCTCGAACCTCTGCCACGCCAGCCCGGTGAACCCGATGAACTCCCCCGTGGCACGCACCTCCAGCGCCCAGAGCCCGTAGCCGTGCTCGTCGAACGCCGACTCGATCCGCTCCACCATCGCGTCGGACCGCTCACGGCTCAGCGGCTCGGGGAAGTGCTCCATCACCTCGGGATCGGCGTTCATCGCCGCGAACGGCTCCCGATCGGCCTCGCGCCACCTGCGCATGATCAGACGTTCGGTCTCCACCGCACCTCTCCTCGGGTCCTCGGGTCGTCGGCCCCCGCGGCGGCCGCGTGGGGACCGCGCCACGGGAGCATACGGAAACGGGCGGCCGGCCGCGCCGGAGGGCCGTGACCTGCGGGGCGGCCGAACCGCCCGGCCACATCCGACACGCCGGGGCCCAGGGGTGGAATAACTACCGGCGGACGTCAGTTAGAGTAATCGTGCCGATGTGGTTTGTGTCCCCCGGGCCGCAAATTACCGCCTTCACGGAATACCGTTCGGCTGGAGCCGTGTTGTGCCTCTCGCCGAGGAGGCGACCGCCACATCGGCACTAGACGTCCGCCCCACGGGTGCTCCGGCACCCGTGGGGCGTTCTGTTTCTCCGGCTCCGCCCAGAAAAGGGGCGCGACTTTGGAGGAGGGCTACAAAGCTGGGGGCTCCGCTTGTGCGGCTGCGCACACCTGCCGCCCGTCGAGCCACCACCTAGTGTGGTGAACCCGTCTCATGAGGAGAGCCCGTGCTCTATCGCCTGACCAAGATCGTCAGCACTCCTTTCCTGCAACTGCTGTGGCCCACCGAGGTCACCGGGGCAGAGCACGTGCCCTCTTCGGGCCCGGCCATCCTGGCCTCCAACCACCTGTCGGTCCTCGACTCGACCTTCCTGCCTCTGGTGCTGCCGCGCCAGGTCCGCTTCGTCGCCAAGGCCGAATACTTCACCGGCAACCCCGTCACCGCGGCGTGGATGCGGGCCACCGGCCAGCTCAGCATCGACCGGCAGAGCCCCACCGCGGCCCAGGACATGCTGGACACGGCCGCGCGGGTGCTCAAGGACGGCGAGCTGTTCGGGATCTACCCGGAGGGCACCCGCTCCCCCGACGGCCGCCTCTACCGGGGAAAGGTCGGGGTCTCCTGGCTGGCCCTGGCCACCGGGGCGCCGGTGATACCGGTGGCGATGACCGGCACCGACAAGGTGCTCCCGATCGGCGCCTCGGTGCCCAAGCTGGGCCGGGTCGGGGTGCGGATCGGCAAGCCGATGACGTTCACCGGCTCGGAGACCAGCGCGCGCGACCGGCGCCGGGTCACCGACGAGATCATGGCGGCGATCCGGGACCTGTCCGGGCAGGAGTACGTACCGAGCTACACCCCCGCCCGCGGCCAGGCCAAATGATCATTTTCCGGAGTGCGCAGCGGGGGCCGCGCTAGGCTGCGCCCTTGGACTAGAGACTGGGGGTAGTCAGGTGCCACGTGGTAGGACGATCGCGATCACATCGGTGACGGCCGTACTGGTGGCGGGGGCCGCCGGGGGCGGGGCCTGGTGGTTCCTGCACACCCGGGGGACCCCCCTGGAGACCGCCCAGCGTTTCACCCAGGCGTGGCAGCGCGCCGACCTGGCCGCCATGCGCGCCGAGCTCGGCGTGGCCGACCCCGCCTTCGGCCGGCCGTACGAGGACATGCGCAAGAGCCTGGCGGTCGAGGCCACCACGGTGCGGCTCGACTCGGTGCGCGAGACCGGCGACGACACCGGCCAGGCCGCCTACACCGCCACGCTGAAGCTGAAGAACATCGGCGAGTGGAGTTACTCCGGCGTCCTCGACCTGGCCGTCGTCGACCGCAACTGGCGGGTCAAGTGGTCTCCGAAGGCCGTCCACCCCGACCTGACCGACGGCGGCACGTTCGCGCTGAAGACCAAATGGCCCGCGCGGGCGGGGATCGTCGCCGCCGGCGGCGAGCGCATCGACGGCGGCGACGCGGGCGGCTCGGTGCAGCAGCTCGTCGGCTACCTCGACAAGGCCACCGCCAAGGACGTCAAGGCGCTCGGCTCCTCCTACAAGGTGGGTGACGCGATCGGCCGGGGCGGGTTGCAGGAGACCTTCCAGCAGCGCCTGGCGGGCAGCCCCACCACCGAGATCCAGCTCGTCGGCGCCGACAAGAAGACCGTCAAGTCCCTGGGCAAGATCGAGGGAGAGAGCGGCGAGGCCGTGGAGACCAGCCTGGACCTGCGGGTCCAGCGGGCCGCCGCCGACGCGGTGCGCGACCTGAAGCAGACCGCCTCCCTGGTCGCGATCAAGCCGTCCTCCGGCGAGATCCTCGCCGTAGTGAACAACCAGGGTGGTTTCAACCGCGCCCTGGACGGCGCCTACCCTCCCGGCTCGACCTTCAAGGCCATCACCGCCGTCGGCCTGCTGGCCGAGGGGATGACCCCCGGCGAGCGGACCACCTGCCCCAAGGACGTCAACGTCGGCGGCCTGCCGATCCGCAACTCCCATCACGCCGGATACGGCTCGGTGACCTTCTCCGACTCCTTCGCCTACTCCTGCAACACCACCTTCGCCCCGCTGGCCCGGCAGCGGCTGAGCGCCGACAAGCTGCTGAGCACCGCGGAGCTGTTCGGCTTCAACAAGCCGCTCGGCATCGGCGTCCCGGCGGCCAAGGGCAGCATCCCCAAGGCCCGCAACGACGCCGAGCTCGCCGCGCAGTCCTTCGGCCAGGACCGGATCACCGCCAGCCCGCTGCTGATGGCCTCGGTCGCCGCCGCGCTGGCCGACGGCACCTGGCGCCCGCCGACGCTGGTCCCCTCCATGGAGCAGAAGGCCGAGCCGCAGGAGCTCCCGGAGGGCGTCACGTCCCCGATGCACCAGATGATGTCCGCGGTGGTCACCAAGGGCACCGCCAAGGACGCGGGCCTGCCGTCCGGCACCCGCGGCAAGACCGGCACCGCCGAGTACGGCGCGCAGGACGCGCTGAAGACCCACGCCTGGTTCATGGGCTTCCGGGGCGACCTGGCCTTCGCGGTCATCGTGGAGGAGGGCTCGGGCGGTGGCGCGGTCGCCGCCCCGGTGGCCGCGGACTTCCTGCGCGCTCTGGGCTGAGGCCCCACGGCGGCCCGCCCGGCCGTCGCACCGCCGGGCGGGAGCGCTACAGCGGGAGCGCGGCGGCCTCGTGCCGCAGGACCAGGACGAGCAGGGTGGTGATCAAGGTCGCGATCAGCACCCAGCTGACCATGATGATGACCGTCGAGCGGCGGGGGGCCCGGCCGGACCCCCTGTCCTTCTTCGCGTCACGCCTGCGGCGGCCGTGCTCCTTGCGCTGGACACGCTCGTTGAACGACTCGAGCCGTGCCGCCAGCCGCGGGTCCTCATCGATGAGGTGCCGCTCGATCTGCAGCAGTAGTCGCTCCTCGTCCTGCGACCAGGCCATGCCGTACCTCCCCGGAACGCAAGGCGTGTGCGGGTTTCCTGCCCAATCGTGAAGAT
Coding sequences:
- a CDS encoding LysE family translocator translates to MIASALAFMLVALILTVSPGPDTVIVLRTTISSGRRAAFLAGLGVTLGCYTWGVATALGLTALLAASDVAYTAVRIAGVAYLVWLGVRALWNARRPAGPDGAAGPDGLADGLPGAPARALALMRTGFVTNLLNPKVGVIYMTLLPQFIPADVPVLPATLLLVTLHNLLGMVWFASVVLAASLMRRGLTRPAVRRRMEQLTGVVFIGFGVRLAAESG
- a CDS encoding Lrp/AsnC family transcriptional regulator, with translation MDELDTEIIRLLQTDARQSNRELARKLGVAPSTCLERVRTLTRRGVIRGYHADIDHAALNRGVQAMVSVQVRPLSRAVIETFKDSVGALPEVLSVFVLAGGDDFLLHVAVQDLDHLHAFLLDQLSQRREISGFRTSVIFQRVHNTVLTRLPDPA
- the erm gene encoding ErmE/ErmH/ErmO/ErmR family 23S rRNA (adenine(2058)-N(6))-methyltransferase, whose translation is MAKSFAHGDHSHTQKQVRNAGGRTDRDRARRVLSQNFLIDPHAVHRVVQAAGPHGLVLEPGAGEGVLTRALTATCKEIVAYEIDPRLAGRLAGSIRGEDAVKVVRGDFLRARAPREPFAVVGNIPYAITSKIVSWCLAAPALTSATLVTQLEYARKRTGDFGRWSLLTVLTWPEYSWRLLGRIGRESFRPVPQVDSAILGVERRPEALLPGEASAAYRAFVEYGFAGVGGSLHASLRLRHPARRVDAAFEAAGVRPDTVVAFVHPEQWLTLFGHLHPVG
- a CDS encoding winged helix DNA-binding domain-containing protein, whose translation is MPEVLSRRALNRATLDRQLLLSRAELPAFEAVRHLYGMQAQAPDPPYIGLWSRLAAFGHEDLSRLLHERKVVRLALMRSTIHLVAADDCLALRPLLRPMLVRALLGSRGKGLAGLDLDELAAAGRALVEEGPLTFGELGERLRERWPERAPADLANAVRNTVALVQVPPRGIWGVGGQPAHTSAEVWLGRPLDGRASLEEMIRRYLAAYGPAAVMDIQQWSGMTRLAEVVKGMELRTFVTEEGAELVDLPEASRPGPDTPAPVRYLSEFDNMLLSFSERTRTRIMADEHRAKVFTVNGIIKATVLVDGFVRGRWKVARKRGEAVLEVELFQPVTAEERAALEREGMRMLDFVAGSAAVRDVRFG
- a CDS encoding GNAT family N-acetyltransferase; the protein is MDISSRAQAYLHAYDAQLRGRPVPGRTVERVGPVLRIVSDGHGQGSLTYRDLGGLEGAELDAFIAAQRDFFTEIGRPVEWKYHGYDLPADLPVRLAAAGFEPEERETVMVGEAAGLATVPVPPEGVRLREAAGRADLERIREMEEAVWEADRGWLPDLLERDMAGPGDRCAVVLAEAGEQVVCAAWMRFHEGTDFVSLWGGSTLKEWRGRGVYRAMVAHRAGLAVARGFRLVQVDASEDSRPILARLGLAAVATTTPYVWVPPTA
- a CDS encoding MOSC domain-containing protein, which codes for MNDGRVTAVSRSATHTFTKTREPGIRLLAGLGVEGDAHLGVTVKHRSRVAQDPTQPNLRQVHLIQAELHDELAGAGFAVAAGELGENVTTRGVDLLGLPAGALLRLGEEAVVEITGLRNPCVQIDVFQPGLLKQVVGRGPAGELVRRAGVMGIVVAGGEVRPGDAIEVELPAPPHRPLDRV
- a CDS encoding TetR/AcrR family transcriptional regulator, translated to MEHSGKGDPARSLALLWRTSERSSRKGKPDLSVDRIVRAGIEIADGEGLAALSMRRVAERLGVGTMSLYTYVPGKAELLDVMLDTVYGETARPQDVVGGWRARLTLVARENWELCRRHPWMLQVDIGRPPLGPNLMAKYDYELGAIAGTGLTEIEMDSVLSLVLGHVHSTVRGAVSAARVEQDTGVTDEQWWQAHRPVFEKIFNPASYPTAVRVGGAVGQIYQAAYVPSEQLFEFGLERVLDGVEMLIARRRG
- a CDS encoding GNAT family N-acetyltransferase, with protein sequence METERLIMRRWREADREPFAAMNADPEVMEHFPEPLSRERSDAMVERIESAFDEHGYGLWALEVRATGEFIGFTGLAWQRFEAPFTPALEVGWRLARSAWGRGYAGEAARAALDHGFGPAGQEEIVSMTAVVNLRSRAVMERLGMTRDPADDFDHPRVAAGSPLRPHVLYRISRDAWR
- a CDS encoding lysophospholipid acyltransferase family protein yields the protein MLYRLTKIVSTPFLQLLWPTEVTGAEHVPSSGPAILASNHLSVLDSTFLPLVLPRQVRFVAKAEYFTGNPVTAAWMRATGQLSIDRQSPTAAQDMLDTAARVLKDGELFGIYPEGTRSPDGRLYRGKVGVSWLALATGAPVIPVAMTGTDKVLPIGASVPKLGRVGVRIGKPMTFTGSETSARDRRRVTDEIMAAIRDLSGQEYVPSYTPARGQAK
- a CDS encoding penicillin-binding transpeptidase domain-containing protein; this translates as MPRGRTIAITSVTAVLVAGAAGGGAWWFLHTRGTPLETAQRFTQAWQRADLAAMRAELGVADPAFGRPYEDMRKSLAVEATTVRLDSVRETGDDTGQAAYTATLKLKNIGEWSYSGVLDLAVVDRNWRVKWSPKAVHPDLTDGGTFALKTKWPARAGIVAAGGERIDGGDAGGSVQQLVGYLDKATAKDVKALGSSYKVGDAIGRGGLQETFQQRLAGSPTTEIQLVGADKKTVKSLGKIEGESGEAVETSLDLRVQRAAADAVRDLKQTASLVAIKPSSGEILAVVNNQGGFNRALDGAYPPGSTFKAITAVGLLAEGMTPGERTTCPKDVNVGGLPIRNSHHAGYGSVTFSDSFAYSCNTTFAPLARQRLSADKLLSTAELFGFNKPLGIGVPAAKGSIPKARNDAELAAQSFGQDRITASPLLMASVAAALADGTWRPPTLVPSMEQKAEPQELPEGVTSPMHQMMSAVVTKGTAKDAGLPSGTRGKTGTAEYGAQDALKTHAWFMGFRGDLAFAVIVEEGSGGGAVAAPVAADFLRALG
- a CDS encoding DUF3040 domain-containing protein, with amino-acid sequence MAWSQDEERLLLQIERHLIDEDPRLAARLESFNERVQRKEHGRRRRDAKKDRGSGRAPRRSTVIIMVSWVLIATLITTLLVLVLRHEAAALPL